In the genome of Leptotrichia trevisanii DSM 22070, the window TCCTTAAAATTTTGCAAGAAAAATAATATTGGCGACAGTCACCTTGAACATATTAAACTTTCCATTGATAAATTTCTTGCCTGCAGGGATATTTCAAAAGGTTTTGTCAAGTTCAAATGTCCTCACTGTCCTGTTACACACCTGTTCCCTATTACTTGTAAGTCTAAGCTCTGTCCTTCTTGTGGTTACAAGTACTCTAGGACATGGACTGAAAATATTCAAAA includes:
- a CDS encoding transposase zinc-binding domain-containing protein; protein product: MINITQNKLKYIFSNNNILLDSLKFCKKNNIGDSHLEHIKLSIDKFLACRDISKGFVKFKCPHCPVTHLFPITCKSKLCPSCGYKYSRTWTENIQ